The following are encoded together in the Falsiruegeria litorea R37 genome:
- a CDS encoding UDP-N-acetylmuramoyl-L-alanyl-D-glutamate--2,6-diaminopimelate ligase produces MGTPAKKLSQLALTARGGLDPDVTGIAVDSREVKPGFLFGAMPGTRVHGGEFITYALRMGASAILTDAKGAEIASEELAESSAALVVVEDPRQALSGAAALWFGAQPKTMIAVTGTNGKTSVSTFVRQIWTELDHAAINLGTTGVEGAWTAPLAHTTPEPITLHRTLAEAVENGITHAAMEASSHGLEQRRLDGVHLTAAGFSNFTQDHLDYHDTFEAYFAAKAGLFRRVLPQDGTAVINMDDPKGAEMRAIAAARGQDVLTVGRGNCDLSLTNQRFDATGQDLLFSWRGKSFQARLNLIGGFQAENILLACGLVIASGDEPERVFDTLEHLTTVRGRMQLAATRSNGASVFVDYSHTPDAVSTALQALRPHVMGRLIAIVGAGGDRDAGKRPLMGQAAAENADIVFVTDDNPRSEDPATIRAAVMGGAPQATEVGDRAEAILRGVDALQPGDALLICGKGHETGQIVGDQVLPFDDVEQASIAVAALDGGLA; encoded by the coding sequence GGATCCGGATGTGACCGGGATTGCCGTTGACAGTCGCGAGGTGAAACCCGGCTTTCTGTTTGGTGCGATGCCTGGTACGCGTGTGCATGGGGGCGAATTCATCACCTATGCGCTGCGCATGGGGGCCTCGGCCATCCTGACAGACGCCAAAGGGGCCGAGATTGCGTCCGAAGAGCTGGCGGAATCAAGCGCCGCCTTGGTGGTGGTCGAGGACCCGCGACAGGCCCTGTCGGGTGCTGCGGCGCTGTGGTTCGGGGCGCAGCCCAAAACCATGATCGCGGTCACCGGGACCAATGGCAAAACCTCTGTATCTACCTTTGTGCGTCAGATCTGGACCGAGCTGGATCATGCTGCCATCAACTTGGGCACCACCGGCGTCGAAGGGGCTTGGACCGCGCCGCTCGCACATACCACACCCGAGCCGATCACCCTGCATCGCACTTTGGCCGAAGCGGTGGAAAACGGGATCACACATGCCGCGATGGAGGCGTCCTCGCACGGGCTGGAGCAGCGCCGCCTGGATGGGGTGCATCTGACTGCCGCCGGATTTTCGAACTTCACCCAGGACCACTTGGATTACCACGACACGTTCGAGGCCTATTTTGCCGCCAAAGCGGGACTGTTTCGCCGGGTGCTGCCGCAAGACGGTACCGCAGTGATCAACATGGACGATCCAAAGGGCGCTGAAATGCGCGCGATCGCTGCTGCGCGGGGCCAGGATGTGCTGACCGTGGGTCGCGGCAATTGCGACCTGAGCCTGACAAACCAACGCTTTGATGCAACCGGGCAGGATCTGCTGTTTTCGTGGCGTGGCAAGTCGTTTCAAGCGCGCCTTAACCTGATTGGCGGGTTTCAGGCCGAAAACATCCTGCTCGCCTGTGGTCTGGTGATCGCCAGCGGGGATGAGCCTGAGCGCGTGTTTGACACGCTGGAGCATCTAACCACCGTACGCGGCCGGATGCAGTTGGCCGCGACCCGCAGCAATGGCGCGTCGGTCTTTGTCGACTACTCGCATACGCCGGACGCGGTTTCGACCGCACTGCAGGCCTTGCGTCCCCATGTCATGGGCCGTCTGATTGCCATTGTTGGCGCAGGCGGGGACCGGGACGCGGGCAAACGCCCGCTGATGGGGCAGGCGGCGGCGGAAAACGCCGACATCGTCTTTGTCACCGACGACAACCCCCGCAGCGAGGACCCGGCCACCATTCGCGCCGCCGTCATGGGGGGCGCTCCGCAAGCGACCGAAGTGGGCGACCGGGCCGAGGCGATTTTGCGCGGGGTGGATGCCCTGCAACCCGGTGACGCCTTGCTGATCTGCGGCAAGGGGCATGAGACGGGGCAGATCGTGGGCGATCAGGTGCTGCCGTTTGATGACGTGGAACAGGCCAGCATCGCCGTGGCCGCATTGGATGGGGGGCTGGCATGA